The following are encoded together in the Janthinobacterium sp. Marseille genome:
- a CDS encoding PIN domain-containing protein gives MSSHFTVVYDACTLYPAPLRDLLMHLALSDLFRARWSNMIHDEWIRNVHANRPDLSLERLERTRAHMNHAVRDCVVTGFEYMIPSINLPDPDDRHVVAAAIHSGASLIITFNLKDFPDEALKPYNLAAQHPDDFIVDLLDLHPAGVLEAAASHRRSLKSPPKTADEYLDTLLAQGLTQSVAVMRQWTVAM, from the coding sequence ATGAGTTCACATTTCACGGTCGTCTATGACGCCTGCACCCTCTATCCGGCACCGCTGCGTGATTTGCTGATGCATCTGGCGCTCTCGGATTTATTCCGGGCGCGCTGGAGCAACATGATTCACGACGAGTGGATACGTAATGTCCACGCGAATCGCCCCGATCTCAGTCTTGAGCGTCTGGAGCGGACACGCGCCCACATGAACCATGCGGTGCGTGACTGTGTCGTCACCGGCTTCGAGTACATGATCCCGTCGATCAACCTGCCTGATCCGGACGACCGGCACGTGGTGGCGGCTGCTATTCATTCCGGGGCCAGCCTGATCATCACATTCAATCTGAAAGACTTTCCCGACGAGGCGCTCAAGCCTTACAACCTTGCGGCCCAGCACCCGGACGATTTCATCGTCGATCTTCTGGATCTGCACCCGGCAGGCGTTCTGGAAGCAGCGGCCAGTCACCGGCGGTCATTGAAATCACCACCGAAAACAGCAGACGAATACTTGGACACCTTGCTCGCGCAAGGTTTGACTCAATCGGTGGCGGTGATGCGCCAATGGACTGTGGCCATGTAA
- a CDS encoding helix-turn-helix domain-containing protein, with protein MNAPAITKTLPSAEDIALARESGRALSTVLLTRSETQQIDFHDDKGAVRAVRIPTSALRLLLEVLTEIGQGNAVSIIPIHAELTTQEAADVLNVSRPFLVQLLEKGEMPFHKIGTHRRVRYQDVISYKKRIDTERRKALEELAAEAQELGMGY; from the coding sequence ATGAACGCTCCCGCCATCACCAAAACGCTGCCGTCAGCAGAGGACATCGCACTGGCCCGAGAGTCGGGTCGGGCGCTGTCGACCGTGCTTCTGACCCGCTCCGAAACCCAGCAGATCGATTTCCATGACGACAAGGGGGCTGTGCGTGCTGTACGCATCCCCACCTCGGCACTGCGGCTGCTGCTTGAAGTGTTGACCGAAATTGGCCAGGGCAATGCCGTGTCAATCATCCCAATCCACGCCGAACTGACCACGCAGGAAGCCGCCGACGTGCTCAACGTCTCGCGCCCCTTCCTCGTGCAGTTGCTGGAAAAAGGTGAGATGCCGTTCCACAAGATCGGCACCCATCGCCGCGTTCGCTACCAGGATGTGATCTCGTACAAGAAGCGCATCGATACCGAACGCCGCAAAGCGCTGGAGGAATTGGCTGCAGAGGCGCAAGAACTCGGTATGGGGTATTGA